A genomic region of Labrys wisconsinensis contains the following coding sequences:
- a CDS encoding amino acid ABC transporter permease, with translation MTFSEWLDFFLPYVPGFLYASWLVLALTVLVIVLSWACGLVAALAKASPIRVFRYAAAFYIWFIRGTPALIQIFIIYFGLPQLGLGLSPFVAGVIALGVNSGAYVAEIIRSGLSAIPKGQTESSLALGMSRQETMQRIILPQVVRIILPSITNEAISTLKNTSLLSTITVVELTLYAQTIIATTFRPFEFYIATAVIYLVLTTLLSQLSAWLERRNARYV, from the coding sequence ATGACCTTCTCCGAGTGGCTCGACTTCTTCCTGCCCTATGTCCCCGGCTTCCTCTACGCCTCCTGGCTGGTGCTGGCCCTGACCGTGCTGGTGATCGTGCTGAGCTGGGCGTGCGGCCTCGTCGCCGCGCTCGCCAAGGCATCGCCGATCCGCGTCTTCCGCTACGCCGCGGCCTTCTACATCTGGTTCATCCGCGGCACCCCGGCGCTGATCCAGATCTTCATCATCTATTTCGGCCTGCCGCAGCTCGGGCTCGGCCTCTCGCCGTTCGTCGCCGGCGTTATCGCGCTCGGCGTCAACAGCGGCGCCTATGTCGCGGAGATCATCCGCTCGGGCCTGTCGGCGATCCCGAAGGGGCAGACGGAATCCTCGCTCGCCCTCGGCATGAGCCGCCAGGAGACCATGCAGCGGATCATCCTGCCGCAGGTGGTGCGCATCATCCTGCCCTCGATCACCAACGAGGCGATCTCGACGCTGAAGAACACCTCGCTCCTGTCGACGATCACCGTGGTCGAGCTGACGCTCTACGCCCAGACGATCATCGCCACCACCTTCCGGCCCTTCGAGTTCTACATCGCCACCGCGGTGATCTACCTCGTCCTCACCACGCTCCTGTCGCAGCTCTCCGCCTGGCTGGAGCGCCGCAACGCCCGCTACGTCTGA
- the speB gene encoding agmatinase gives MSVLPIDSLETPRFCGVPTFMRLPQATSLAGLDAAIIGLPSDSGSPFRTGARFGPNAMRAMSVMLRPINPYRGGINIFERLSMADAGDAAVVPGYQEESLERLEASMRALVDAGVTPFAMGGDHSVTLAGLRAVARRHGPLALIQFDSHSDTWDKYFAGKKYSAGTPFRRAVEEAVVSPAHSIQVGLRGSLFTPTDISQSIELGYDVVTTDEMFAMGLPALATRIAARVAGRPAFVTFDLDFVDPAAAPGVQTPEAGGPSARETLDLIRRLKGIDIVGCDVVELNPLFDNASQISALLAATIMAELIALKAEAARKD, from the coding sequence ATGAGCGTCCTGCCGATCGACAGCCTCGAAACCCCGCGCTTCTGCGGCGTGCCGACCTTCATGCGCCTGCCGCAGGCGACCAGCCTCGCCGGGCTCGATGCCGCCATCATCGGCCTGCCCTCCGATTCCGGCTCGCCCTTCCGCACCGGCGCCCGCTTCGGCCCGAACGCCATGCGGGCGATGTCGGTGATGCTGCGGCCGATCAACCCCTATCGCGGCGGCATCAATATCTTCGAGCGCCTCAGCATGGCCGACGCGGGCGACGCCGCCGTGGTGCCGGGCTACCAGGAGGAGAGCCTCGAACGCCTCGAAGCCTCGATGCGCGCCCTGGTCGATGCCGGGGTGACGCCCTTCGCCATGGGCGGCGACCATTCGGTGACGCTGGCGGGGCTGCGCGCCGTCGCCCGCCGCCACGGCCCGCTGGCGCTGATCCAGTTCGATTCGCATAGCGACACCTGGGATAAATATTTCGCCGGCAAAAAATACAGCGCCGGCACGCCGTTCCGCCGGGCGGTCGAGGAGGCCGTCGTCTCGCCGGCCCATTCGATCCAGGTCGGCCTGCGCGGCTCGCTGTTCACGCCGACCGACATCAGCCAATCGATCGAGCTCGGCTACGACGTGGTCACGACGGACGAGATGTTCGCCATGGGGCTGCCGGCCCTGGCGACACGCATCGCTGCGCGCGTCGCCGGCCGGCCCGCCTTCGTCACGTTCGATCTCGATTTCGTCGACCCCGCGGCGGCGCCGGGCGTGCAGACGCCCGAGGCCGGGGGGCCGAGCGCGCGCGAGACACTCGACCTGATCCGCCGGCTGAAGGGAATCGATATCGTCGGCTGCGACGTGGTCGAGCTCAACCCGCTGTTCGACAACGCCTCGCAGATCAGCGCGCTCCTGGCCGCCACGATCATGGCCGAGCTGATCGCGCTCAAGGCCGAGGCGGCCCGCAAGGACTGA
- a CDS encoding transporter substrate-binding domain-containing protein yields MRLKLLPMLAAALLGTFAASAATAQELELVQPGKLLVATEGTYPPFSMRAPDGSLDGLEIRVSKEVAKRLGLEYTPVVIKWESLLVGLAAGQYDYASAAMDITAERQKQVTFADGWLESGGRVVTKTGSEIKQASDIKGRTVGVLVASSWLKLAEERGATVKAYKAEADALQDLVNGNVDGVITDSIAAAYAIKASKLPLTLTDDYVSHIQKGFPFKKGKPNLVKAVNKALADMIADGTYAKLTTELVGYSPAPKDPIRSQF; encoded by the coding sequence ATGCGCCTGAAACTTCTGCCCATGCTCGCCGCCGCCCTGCTCGGCACCTTCGCCGCATCCGCGGCCACTGCCCAGGAGCTGGAGCTGGTCCAGCCCGGCAAGCTCCTCGTCGCCACCGAGGGCACCTATCCGCCCTTCAGCATGCGGGCGCCGGACGGCTCCCTCGACGGGCTGGAGATCCGCGTCAGCAAGGAGGTCGCCAAGCGCCTCGGCCTCGAATACACGCCGGTCGTCATCAAATGGGAATCGCTGCTGGTCGGGCTCGCTGCCGGCCAGTACGACTATGCCAGCGCCGCCATGGACATCACGGCCGAGCGCCAGAAGCAGGTGACCTTCGCCGATGGCTGGCTCGAATCCGGCGGCCGCGTGGTCACCAAGACCGGCTCCGAGATCAAGCAGGCGTCCGACATCAAGGGCCGCACCGTCGGCGTGCTGGTGGCCTCGAGCTGGCTGAAGCTCGCCGAGGAGCGCGGCGCCACGGTGAAGGCCTACAAGGCCGAGGCCGACGCGCTGCAGGATCTCGTCAACGGCAATGTCGACGGCGTCATCACCGATTCCATCGCCGCCGCCTATGCCATCAAGGCCTCGAAGCTGCCGCTGACCCTGACCGACGACTATGTCAGCCACATCCAGAAGGGCTTCCCGTTCAAGAAGGGCAAGCCCAACCTGGTGAAGGCGGTGAACAAGGCGCTCGCCGACATGATCGCCGACGGCACCTATGCCAAGCTGACCACCGAGCTGGTCGGCTATTCCCCGGCGCCGAAGGACCCGATCCGCAGCCAGTTCTGA
- a CDS encoding GntR family transcriptional regulator, with product MTTQPPSLAPLYDERERSLSQMAYDQLLDQLIRRDIPAGSVLQERRLADLLGISRTPVREALNRLESEGFVARKPGRVLVVREFSTRELIETLHVRQILEVESVGLATGRIPAAELDAIEEDIRRLLAEPAPTAEADWDVDFRFHSLIAGHSGNAVLARMVQDLRLKTHMFNLDRVPERFEIGHREHLAIVDALRRGDRAEAQGGIRGHIENVKLSIIRKLSAI from the coding sequence ATGACGACCCAGCCCCCGTCCCTGGCGCCCCTCTACGACGAGCGGGAGCGGAGCCTCAGCCAGATGGCCTATGACCAGCTGCTCGACCAGCTGATCCGGCGGGATATTCCCGCCGGCTCGGTGTTGCAGGAGCGCCGGCTCGCCGATCTCCTCGGCATCTCGCGCACGCCGGTGCGCGAAGCGCTGAACCGGCTGGAGAGCGAGGGCTTCGTGGCGCGCAAGCCCGGCCGGGTGCTGGTGGTGCGCGAATTCTCCACCCGCGAGCTGATCGAGACGCTGCACGTGCGCCAGATCCTGGAGGTGGAGAGCGTGGGCCTGGCCACCGGCCGTATCCCGGCGGCGGAGCTCGATGCGATCGAAGAGGATATTCGCAGGCTGCTCGCCGAGCCGGCGCCCACCGCCGAGGCGGACTGGGACGTCGACTTCCGCTTCCACAGCCTGATCGCCGGCCACAGCGGCAATGCCGTGCTCGCCCGCATGGTCCAGGACCTCAGGCTGAAGACGCACATGTTCAACCTCGACCGCGTGCCCGAGCGCTTCGAGATCGGCCATCGCGAGCACCTGGCCATCGTCGACGCGCTGCGGCGCGGCGATCGCGCGGAGGCCCAGGGCGGCATCCGCGGCCATATCGAGAACGTCAAGCTGAGCATCATCCGCAAGCTCAGCGCCATATGA